Proteins from one Lepidochelys kempii isolate rLepKem1 chromosome 6, rLepKem1.hap2, whole genome shotgun sequence genomic window:
- the NDUFAF1 gene encoding complex I intermediate-associated protein 30, mitochondrial, translating into MALSFKLLDSIFLSSRCHRQNALHPLLGPLLTDCISKLYSSYRRPGTSPDNTPPWKMNFSFEKGVDGIKKHFGILKKELVDHWKGPEGYPLEEYLLEQTRVVWEFRNQKDLDEWVVSSDVEIGGKSEAYLKLGKNNQTALLYGTLNTEAPRDGETEYSGYCAMRAKLPKGAFERKKYYDWSNFNSLYLRIRGDGRPWMINIYTNPYFSHQKDDLYNYFIFTRGGPYWQEIKIPFSKFFLSSRGRIQDDQHPLWLDKISTVGFTLGDKADGPFQLEIDFIGLLNDRAHTEEFAYEKYERNPKV; encoded by the exons ATGGCTCTATCTTTTAAACTGCTGGACAGTATCTTTCTTTCTAGTAGGTGCCATAGGCAAAATGCCTTGCATCCTTTGCTTGGACCTCTCCTCACTGATTGCATCTCAAAATTGTACAGTAGCTATAGGAGACCAGGGACATCCCCTGATAACACTCCACCTTGGAAGATGAATTTCAGCTTTGAGAAGGGAGTGGATGGAATTAAGAAACATTTTGGCATCCTAAAAAAGGAATTGGTGGATCACTGGAAAGGGCCTGAGGGCTATCCTTTAGAGGAGTACTTGTTGGAACAGACTAGAGTGGTCTGGGAGTTTCGCAACCAGAAAGATTTAGATGAGTGGGTGGTTTCTTCTGACGTAGAGATCGGAGGGAAAAGTGAAGCCTACCTAAAACTGGGTAAGAATAATCAGACTGCTCTGCTGTATGGGACTCTCAATACTGAAGCACCTCGTGATGGGGAGACAGAATACAGTGGATATTGCGCAATGAGAGCCAAACTGCCAAAG GGAGCGTTTGAAAGGAAGAAGTATTATGATTGGTCAAACTTCAATAGTCTGTATTTACGCATTCGTGGTGATGGTCGACCCTGGATGATAAATATCTATACAAACCCATACTTCTCCCATCAAAAGGATGACCTGTACAATTACTTCATATTCACCCGAGGGGGTCCATACTGGCAGGAAATTAAG ATTCCATTCTCCAAGTTCTTTCTCTCAAGTCGGGGGAGAATCCAGGATGATCAGCACCCACTCTGGTTAGATAAG ATTAGTACTGTTGGATTCACACTCGGAGACAAGGCAGATGGCCCTTTCCAGCTGGAGATAGACTTTATTGGATTGCTGAATGACAGAGCTCATACAGAGGAATTTGCCTATGAAAAATATGAAAGAAATCCCAAGGTCTAG
- the NUSAP1 gene encoding nucleolar and spindle-associated protein 1 produces the protein MEPPSLPQLESLKYSELQQVAKAAGLRANLKADKLLKALKQHFHEPKQENGSKDFGRSESSSTDTEELSSLEQVKPIPVSFVTKRRGKGRKVATGKMASKEEINTNEEDMVFCVEKENYPEMTEKEVPQDGDSKRLKRWQNEEPVAKNKAPVNPEMHPMKSQQREKMVSAKRNGVENDTLPAHPPAGKIPRYVDRLSKTGKTGVKPITPNFKKLHEAHFEKMESIDAYIERKNKLIENFSNSINEVKMLAKKANHAKACEKGTPHSNAKKCSSSRVFLFSPNPQRGRFSPSCTPGNLRRSPRISVGTTNRSILSQKSSFNPSILSTTKMNVRFSEATKDNEHKRSLTKTPSRKSPFLEICTPDSQKSGKPTIRKSTNGNATNHELTASKANPNVVTPFKFAAQTAEPTSTKKPTFDLKASLSRPLGYQPHRGRLKPWGDSKENTVLNKSMNSSVSSHTKDYKQPHLQTREGRREKHVQERKQKKAQLLGTRRGLSMA, from the exons ATGGAGCCGCCCTCGCTGCCGCAGCTGGAGTCGCTCAAATACAGCGAGCTGCAGCAGGTGGCCAAAGCCGCCGGCCTCCGGGCCAACCTGAAG GCAGACAAATTGCTGAAAGCTCTGAAGCAGCACTTTCATGAGCCAAAACAAGAAAATGGAAGTAAG GACTTTGGAAGGAGCGAATCCTCCTCCACAGATACAGAGGAGCTCAGCAGTCTGGAGCAGGTCAAACCTATTCCAGTGTCCTTTGTCACAAAAAGGCGTGGGAAAGGGAGGAAGGTAGCAACTGGAAAGATGGCCTCCAAAGAGGAAATTAATACTAATGAAGAAGATATGGTGTTTTGTGTTGAGAAAGAG AATTATCCAGAAATGACAGAAAAAGAAGTACCCCAGGATGGAGACAGCAAAAGATTGAAAAGATGGCAAAATGAGGAACCTGTAGCTAAGAACAAAGCTCCTGTGAACCCAGAGATGCATCCCATGAAGAGCCAGCAAAGGGAGAAGATGGTTTCTGCTAAAAGAAATGGAGTTGAAA ATGACACTCTCCCAGCCCATCCTCCTGCTGGGAAGATCCCTCGATATGTAGACCGTCTGTCTAAAACTGGAAAAACAGGAGTGAAACCCATTACGCCAA ACTTCAAGAAGCTGCATGAGGCTCACTTCGAGAAAATGGAGTCTATTGATGCTTACATTGAGAGAAAAAATAAACTGATTGAAAACTTCAGCAATTCTATCAATGAGGTCAAG atGTTGGCTAAAAAAGCCAACCATGCAAAGGCATGTGAGAAAGGAACTCCACACAGCAATGCTAAG AAATGCTCCAGCAGCAGAGTATTTTTATTCAGCCCAAATCCCCAAAGAGGAAGGTTCTCTCCAAGTTGTACTCCAGGCAACCTGCGGCGCTCCCCACGCATCTCTGTAGGCACCACAAATCGGAGTATTTTATCTCAGAAATCTTCATTCAATCCCTCCATTCTCTCAACAACCAAAATGAATGTCAG ATTCTCAGAAGCTACAAAAGATAATGAACACAAGCGCTCCCTTACGAAGACTCCATCTAGAAAGTCACCATTCTTGGAGATCTGCACACCTGATAGCCAGAAAAGTGGCAAACCCACAATTAGAAAGAGCACTAATGGAAATGCAACAAACCATGAGCTGACTGCATCAAAGGCCAACCCTAATG TTGTTACGCCATTCAAGTTTGCAGCTCAGACTGCAGAACCCACAAGTACCAAGAAGCCAACATTTGATCTGAAAGCAAGTCTGTCAAGGCCACTTGGATATCAGCCACACAGAG GAAGACTGAAACCTTGGGGTGACTCAAAAGAAAACACTGTCCTGAATAAATCTATGAATAGCAGCGTCTCTTCACACACAAAAGATTACAAACAGCCACATCTCCAGACCAG aGAAGGGAGGCGTGAGAAGCATGTGCAGGAGAGAAAGCAGAAAAAGGCTCAGCTGCTTGGAACCCGCAGGGGACTATCTATGGCTTAG